Proteins encoded in a region of the Tripterygium wilfordii isolate XIE 37 chromosome 21, ASM1340144v1, whole genome shotgun sequence genome:
- the LOC119988916 gene encoding cytochrome P450 71D9-like, which yields MDLQLPSFPILSSIILLILVVLKSVLRPSKLPPGPWKLPLIGNLHQLAQDLPHRALQKLAKKHGPLMHLHFGEVPTLVVTSPEYAKEVMKTHDITFASRPLLNAMKVMTYDHTDIAFAPYGEYWRQLRKICTIELLSVKRVQSFRPIREQETSNVIEWIGSNAGSSINLTERLYTTIYALVSKVAFGRTCGRGEHEEFIEYSKASQNRASGFNIVDVFPSLKLVHWIMGEGKKTERLHKQGDMLLGNIINQHVKKPVTGKGDDEHEDLVDVLLKFHEEGDFPLTINNIKSVIQDIFVAGGETSATTIDWAMREMMKNPRVMKKAQAEVRQVFDSRGRVDETGVPELKYLKLVLKETLRLHPPLPFLLPRINWERCEINGYEIAANTKVIVNVWAIGRDPNYWTEAERFYPERFLEKSADYKGTSFEYTPFGAGRRLCPGMSFGLANVEFPLSQLLYHFDWNLTGGMKPEDLNMIESFDVTMRAKDDLHLVPTPYRSLSG from the exons TGGTGCTGAAGTCAGTTTTGAGGCCTTCAAAACTGCCTCCGGGGCCGTGGAAGCTACCTTTGATCGGAAACTTGCACCAATTAGCACAAGATCTACCACATCGAGCGCTACAAAAGTTAGCCAAAAAGCATGGACCCTTGATGCACCTCCATTTTGGGGAAGTACCAACACTTGTTGTTACTTCACCAGAGTATGCAAAAGAGGTAATGAAGACTCATGACATTACTTTCGCTTCGAGGCCTCTTTTAAATGCTATGAAAGTCATGACTTATGATCACACTGACATTGCCTTTGCACCATATGGCGAGTATTGGAGGCAACTAAGGAAAATTTGCACAATAGAGCTTTTGAGCGTGAAACGTGTCCAATCGTTCAGGCCGATAAGAGAGCAAGAGACGTCGAATGTAATCGAATGGATTGGTTCGAATGCCGGATCATCGATCAACCTGACGGAAAGACTGTACACAACAATATACGCCTTAGTTTCAAAGGTGGCGTTTGGGAGGACGTGTGGACGTGGTGAGCATGAAGAATTCATCGAATATTCGAAGGCATCCCAAAACAGAGCATCGGGATTCAATATCGTGGATGTGTTTCCTTCCTTGAAATTGGTTCACTGGATTATGGGCGAGGGCAAGAAAACGGAAAGGTTACATAAACAAGGTGACATGCTACTTGGAAACATCATCAACCAACACGTTAAGAAACCAGTAACCGGAAAAGGGGACGATGAACACGAAGATCTGGTTGATGTACTCTTGAAATTTCATGAGGAGGGTGACTTTCCATTGACTATTAACAATATCAAATCAGTGATTCAG gaCATTTTTGTTGCTGGGGGTGAAACATCAGCGACCACTATCGATTGGGCTATGagagaaatgatgaaaaatccaaGAGTAATGAAAAAGGCACAAGCTGAGGTGAGACAAGTTTTCGATAGCAGAGGAAGAGTCGACGAAACAGGCGTTCCAGAGCTGAAATATTTGAAGTTAGTTCTTAAAGAAACTCTAAGACTACACCCTCCGTTGCCTTTCCTACTTCCAAGAATAAATTGGGAGCGATGTGAGATCAATGGATACGAGATAGCGGCCAACACCAAAGTTATTGTGAACGTGTGGGCTATTGGAAGAGATCCCAACTATTGGACCGAAGCAGAAAGATTTTATCCGGAGAGATTCCTCGAGAAATCAGCTGACTACAAGGGGACTAGTTTTGAGTATACTCCATTTGGTGCCGGAAGAAGGTTGTGTCCTGGCATGTCGTTTGGTCTCGCAAATGTTGAGTTTCCGCTGTCACAACTGTTGTATCATTTTGACTGGAATCTCACTGGTGGAATGAAGCCTGAAGATCTCAACATGATTGAAAGCTTCGATGTAACAATGAGAGCAAAAGATGACCTGCACTTAGTTCCAACTCCTTATCGCTCGCTCTCCGGTTGA